In Streptomyces ambofaciens ATCC 23877, a single genomic region encodes these proteins:
- a CDS encoding PLP-dependent cysteine synthase family protein, producing the protein MSTPQHTRTGATLDVDRSDTAYRAWLKEAVRKVQADANRSADTHLLLFPLPERWGIDLYLKDESTHPTGSLKHRLARSLFLYGLCNGWIRPDRPVIEASSGSTAVSEAYFANLIGVPFIAVMPRTTSAEKIRLIEFHGGRCHFVDDSRRMYEESARLAAETGGHYMDQFTYAERATDWRGNNNIAESIFRQLRLERFPEPAWIVATAGTGGTSATLARYVHYMQYDTRICVADPENSCFFEGWTTGDPDVTCDCGSRIEGIGRPRMEPSFVPGAVDRMMKVPDAASVAAVRALEQAIGRKAGGSTGTGLWSALKIVAEMVAEGRRGSVVTLLCDPGDRYLDKYYSDAWLAGQGLEIGPYTAAIESLLRTGDWPL; encoded by the coding sequence GTGAGCACCCCCCAGCACACCCGCACCGGCGCCACCCTCGACGTCGACCGCAGCGACACCGCCTACCGTGCCTGGCTGAAGGAAGCCGTGCGCAAGGTCCAGGCCGATGCCAACCGCTCGGCCGACACCCACCTGCTTCTCTTCCCGCTGCCCGAGCGGTGGGGCATCGACCTGTACCTGAAGGACGAGTCGACCCACCCCACCGGCAGTCTCAAGCACCGGCTCGCCCGCTCGCTCTTCCTCTACGGCCTGTGCAACGGCTGGATCCGGCCCGACCGCCCGGTGATCGAGGCGTCCAGCGGTTCGACGGCCGTCTCCGAGGCGTACTTCGCGAACCTGATCGGCGTGCCCTTCATCGCCGTCATGCCGCGCACGACCAGCGCCGAGAAGATCCGCCTGATCGAGTTCCACGGCGGGCGGTGCCACTTCGTGGACGACTCCCGGCGGATGTACGAGGAGTCCGCCCGCCTCGCGGCCGAGACCGGCGGCCACTACATGGACCAGTTCACCTACGCCGAACGCGCCACGGACTGGCGCGGCAACAACAACATCGCCGAGTCGATCTTCCGGCAGCTGCGGCTCGAACGGTTCCCCGAGCCCGCGTGGATCGTCGCCACGGCCGGCACCGGCGGCACCTCGGCGACCCTCGCGCGCTACGTGCACTACATGCAGTACGACACCCGCATCTGCGTCGCCGATCCCGAGAACTCCTGCTTCTTCGAGGGCTGGACGACCGGCGATCCGGACGTCACCTGCGACTGCGGTTCCCGCATCGAGGGCATCGGCCGACCCCGGATGGAGCCGAGCTTCGTGCCCGGCGCCGTCGACCGCATGATGAAGGTGCCGGACGCGGCGAGCGTGGCCGCCGTCCGGGCCCTGGAACAGGCCATCGGCCGCAAGGCGGGCGGTTCCACGGGCACCGGACTGTGGAGCGCGCTGAAGATCGTCGCCGAGATGGTGGCCGAGGGGCGCCGGGGCAGCGTGGTGACGCTGCTCTGCGACCCGGGGGACCGGTACCTCGACAAGTACTACTCGGACGCCTGGCTCGCCGGCCAGGGCCTCGAGATCGGGCCGTACACGGCGGCGATCGAGTCCCTGCTGCGCACCGGCGACTGGCCGCTCTGA